One window from the genome of Amaranthus tricolor cultivar Red isolate AtriRed21 chromosome 9, ASM2621246v1, whole genome shotgun sequence encodes:
- the LOC130824154 gene encoding serine/threonine-protein kinase BRI1-like 2, whose product MNTSSFHFHTQTHHIIFLICMTFFLQSSYCSSSSSSSPITDAESLLSFKKMIDSDPTKVLENWEMTKNSPLCSWQGVNCSSNGRVAQIDLNWRFLRGNITFEPFNSLDMLVSLDLSGNSFDINSSSLLNLPLSIEQIHLSSSGIQGVLPMNFINSYPNLNYVDLSSNNLTGFLSKDFLSSNNNHKLQFLDLSANRIYGSLLFLEVAANFCSGLQSLNLSINQFSGKISPYVGSLVSIQILDLSHNYLAGSIPGEIWQSCGSLTELHLAYNNLSGVIPEESLSSCKWLQILDLSNNNLSGPFPGQALQGLQSLEMLLMSNNVITGPFPGSVSTCAKLAVVDFSSNRLSGAIPPDLCSGESLLEELRLPDNLITGRIPPELGECSSLKTVDFSLNYLNGTIPGEIGKLGNLEQFFVWYNGLQGEIPPELGQCSKLKDLILNNNRLTGEIPKELFNVSNLEWISLTSNQLTGQIPKEFGQLQRLAVLQLGNNLFNGEIPRELGSCRTLVWLDLNSNNLSGEIPGRLGRQQGNPKLYGILSGNTLVFVRNVGNTCKGVGGLLEFAGIRSERLNQVPALKNCDFTRMYSGPILSLFTQYQTLEYLDLSYNELHGKIPDEFGDMVALQVLEISHNQLSGEIPATLGRLKNLGVFDASYNRLQGNIPDSFSNLSFLVQIDLSNNQLTGQIPQRGQLSTLPATQYANNPGLCGVPLPECRDESAGSSGVGDSAGNEKRSGRSPFTNSIVLGVLISAAIVCVLMGWGVAMRSKRREKEDAKMLHSLQAGDAATTWKIDKEREPLSINVATFQRQLRKLKFSQLIEATNGFSAASMIGCGGFGEVFKATLKDGSSVAIKKLIRLSYQGDREFMAEMETLGKIKHKNLVPLLGYCKVGEERLLVYEFMEYGSLEDMLHGRAKGKDRRILTWEERKKIGRGAAKGLCFLHHNCIPHIIHRDMKSSNVLLDHEMEARVSDFGMARLISALDTHLSVSSLAGTPGYVPPEYYQSFRCTAKGDVYSFGVVLLELLTGKRPTDKDDFGDTNLVGWVKMKVRQGKGMEVIDSDLLIDTQKTDEAEAEQVKEMVRYLDITMQCVDDFPSKRPNMLQVVAMLRELVPGSSSSSHST is encoded by the coding sequence ATGAATACATCTTCATTTCATTTTCATACCCAAACCCATCATATAATCTTTCTTATATGCATGACATTTTTCTTACAATCTTCttattgttcatcatcatcatcttcttccccTATAACAGATGCAGAATCTTTACTATCATTCAAGAAAATGATTGATAGTGATCCAACCAAAGTGTTAGAAAACTGGGAAATGACCAAAAATTCTCCTCTTTGTTCATGGCAAGGTGTAAACTGTTCATCTAATGGCCGTGTAGCTCAAATAGACCTAAATTGGCGTTTTCTTAGAGGAAATATCACTTTTGAACCCTTTAATTCTTTAGATATGTTAGTTTCCTTAGATTTATCAGGAAATTCTTTTGATATAAACTCATCTTCCCTTCTTAATCTTCCCCTTTCTATTGAACAAATTCACCTTTCTTCTTCTGGGATTCAAGGTGTTCTTCCTATGAACTTCATCAACTCATACCCAAATCTAAATTATGTTGATCTTTCTAGTAATAATCTAACTGGGTTTTTGTCAAAAGATTTTCTAAGttcaaataataatcataaacttCAGTTTCTTGATTTGTCTGCTAATAGAATTTATGGGTCACTTCTATTTTTAGAAGTtgctgctaatttttgttctggTCTTCAAAGTTTGAATCTTTCTATTAATCAGTTTAGTGGGAAGATTTCTCCTTATGTGGGTAGTTTAGTTAGTATACAAATATTAGACCTTTCTCATAACTATCTTGCAGGTTCTATACCTGGGGAAATATGGCAGTCTTGTGGGTCCCTTACTGAACTTCATTTGGCTTATAACAATTTGTCTGGTGTGATTCCGGAAGAATCTTTATCATCCTGTAAATGGCTGCAGATTCTAGACCTTTCTAATAATAATCTTTCTGGGCCTTTCCCAGGACAGGCCTTACAGGGTCTGCAGTCTCTTGAAATGTTGTTGATGAGCAATAATGTGATTACAGGTCCCTTTCCGGGATCTGTATCGACGTGTGCAAAGTTAGCAGTCGTTGATTTCAGCTCGAATAGGCTGTCGGGAGCGATTCCCCCTGACTTGTGCTCAGGGGAATCGCTCCTCGAGGAGCTCAGGCTGCCTGATAACCTTATAACAGGGAGAATTCCTCCTGAGTTGGGGGAGTGTTCGAGTTTGAAAACGGTCGATTTTAGTTTGAACTATCTGAATGGGACTATTCCTGGTGAGATTGGGAAGTTGGGGAATCTTGAGCAGttttttgtttggtataatGGGTTGCAAGGTGAAATACCTCCAGAACTTGGGCAATGTAGTAAGTTAAAGGATCTAATACTGAACAATAATCGATTAACCGGAGAGATACCGAAAGAATTGTTCAATGTAAGTAATTTAGAGTGGATTTCCCTGACTTCAAATCAACTTACAGGACAAATCCCAAAAGAGTTTGGACAGTTGCAAAGGCTGGCTGTATTGCAGCTTGGGAATAACCTTTTTAATGGGGAAATTCCAAGGGAATTGGGAAGTTGTAGGACATTAGTATGGCTTGATTTGAACAGTAATAATCTAAGTGGTGAAATCCCAGGAAGGCTAGGAAGACAGCAAGGGAATCCCAAGTTGTATGGGATTTTATCAGGAAATACACTGGTATTTGTTAGAAATGTAGGGAATACTTGTAAAGGGGTGGGGGGTTTGCTAGAGTTTGCTGGGATTCGATCGGAGAGGCTGAATCAAGTACCAGCATTGAAGAACTGTGACTTTACTAGAATGTACTCGGGACCGATCCTAAGTTTGTTTACACAGTATCAAACATTGGAGTATCTTGATCTATCTTATAATGAACTTCATGGGAAAATCCCAGATGAATTTGGTGATATGGTAGCATTGCAAGTACTAGAGATATCCCACAATCAATTATCTGGTGAAATCCCAGCAACACTTGGGCGATTGAAGAATTTGGGTGTTTTTGATGCCTCATACAATAGGCTTCAAGGAAATATCCCTGATTCGTTTTCGAATCTTTCGTTTTTGGTGCAGATTGATCTGTCAAATAACCAATTGACAGGACAGATTCCGCAAAGAGGACAGCTGAGTACGCTGCCGGCCACACAGTACGCTAACAATCCGGGTCTTTGTGGGGTGCCGTTGCCTGAATGTAGAGACGAAAGCGCAGGGAGCAGTGGGGTGGGAGACAGTGCAGGGAACGAGAAAAGATCAGGTCGATCACCGTTCACGAACAGCATTGTGCTAGGCGTGTTGATCTCTGCTGCAATCGTGTGTGTTTTGATGGGTTGGGGTGTTGCAATGCGGTCAAAAAGACGAGAGAAAGAAGATGCGAAGATGCTGCACAGTCTGCAAGCAGGGGACGCAGCAACGACATGGAAGATCGACAAAGAGAGAGAACCGTTGAGCATAAATGTAGCTACTTTTCAGAGGCAGCTAAGAAAGCTGAAGTTCTCACAACTGATAGAGGCGACAAATGGGTTTTCTGCAGCAAGTATGATCGGATGTGGAGGATTCGGAGAAGTGTTTAAGGCGACATTGAAGGATGGATCAAGTGTTGCGATAAAGAAGTTAATAAGGCTTAGTTATCAAGGAGATAGGGAATTCATGGCGGAGATGGAAACCTTAGGAAAGATCAAACATAAGAATCTAGTCCCTCTGTTGGGATACTGTAAGGTAGGAGAGGAAAGGCTACTTGTTTACGAGTTCATGGAGTATGGTAGTTTAGAAGACATGCTACATGGTAGAGCAAAAGGGAAAGATCGGAGAATATTGACATGGGAAGAACGAAAGAAGATTGGTCGAGGAGCAGCCAAGggtctttgtttccttcaccaTAATTGCATTCCTCATATCATACATCGCGATATGAAATCTAGCAATGTTTTGTTAGACCATGAGATGGAGGCTAGAGTGTCCGATTTTGGGATGGCACGACTCATTAGTGCCCTCGATACTCACTTGAGTGTTAGCTCACTTGCGGGTACTCCAGGGTATGTTCCACCCGAGTACTATCAGAGTTTTCGGTGCACTGCAAAGGGTGATGTCTACTCATTTGGTGTTGTGTTGTTAGAACTCCTCACTGGGAAAAGGCCAACCGATAAGGATGATTTCGGAGACACTAACTTAGTCGGCTGGGTCAAGATGAAGGTTCGACAAGGAAAAGGAATGGAAGTTATTGATTCCGACTTACTTATTGACACTCAAAAAACCGACGAAGCTGAAGCCGAGCAAGTCAAAGAGATGGTTCGATACTTAGACATCACTATGCAGTGTGTCGACGATTTCCCTTCCAAAAGGCCCAATATGCTGCAGGTTGTCGCCATGTTACGCGAGCTCGTGCCTGGATCATCCAGCTCCAGCCATAGTACCTAA